The Dromaius novaehollandiae isolate bDroNov1 chromosome 3, bDroNov1.hap1, whole genome shotgun sequence genome includes the window GGTGGCCGACCACCCCCAACGTGtgcctagctgccttgagcactcttcggcactgaagaaaggagtccgagtgactgcgaatgactgctttcctcttgcagtggtggtccagTCCGCAGTACTTAACGCTGCCCcagcggtgagaggaggctttTGTCTCTCGATGTCCTGGCActcaagcaggccttatctcaaagtgttgacatcctcccttttggagctttAGTCCATATGCAGGTCTTGCCAtaaaacacaggaatgcagactgcttgtgactggtaccaaatgtgtgtgtgtgggggggaagctgggagcatcccctcACAGGACAGAAGGCCAGATCTTAGCAATGGTTTAAATATCTGCTGTAGGCCAAAAGGAAAAACCGCAGATGTTTAAAGTCTAGAATTATTTAGAGGAAATGATGTTTTATTTAGAGGAAATGAAGTTAGGCTTTTGCTAGCCATTGCTCCATTAAAGGATATCTGATATAAAGGGGAATTAGAGAGCAAGCACCAAGTCAAAATTATAAACATACGTACGCATGTGTACATCaaaatataaatgtgtatatattatatacatatgtgtttacatacacatatataaaattatacaaatatatatataattcttgTTTTCCTCCAGGAAGTACTTTGGGAAGATTTAATCTCATGTTAAGGATTTGGCCTTAGAGGATCAAATATGAAACTCTTTGAAGTCAGGAGCATTTCTGTGATTTGGATCAGGCATAGAAACAAGATCCTGAGCTCACTGTTGATATGACAGATACATCCATACTTCAAAAAGCAGGTTTCATGAGAGCAAAACTGGTGTCCTGGTGAGAAGTTATTTTGGCCAGAAGTAAGTACTTTTAGCCTACTGAACTATCCTTTTGTTTTCTCATGCCTCAGTGCAACTCGCACAAAACAGAGCCAGGTGGGACAGAAAACAGTTGTTCCTGTGCACATGGGTAGGATGAGGTCCCAGGGTTCAAGCAAGACCTGTTCATGCATTCATTTCTTCCAGGCGGATCTGTGTGGAGATGATCACGCTAACAAGCCCCATCACAGTCCTTTAATCTGTTGCcatacagcagcctcagaggccTTGCTGGAAGTAGCACACCCAGAGCAGCACTGGGGATTTGAATCCACATTCAGAAGAGTTTTAATTCCTCTGGGTCAGATCTGATCCTGCTCTCAGGCAGTGTATTTTTCAGTCAATTTAGAGAGAGCTcgttgcttgttttttcttcagctggGTTTTTAAAGGGTAGTGACATACTTGCCAAGGGTGAACGTACTTGCCAAGGGTGAACGTTAGCCACAGAAACTGATGGGTAAAGACATCAGCCCCCTGGCCTTTATAATTGCGGCTCTCAGAGAACTGAAAATGGTCCTTTTAtccctttatctttttttttaaacttctctctTTAGAGTGTTTAGAAGAAGGAGAGATTGTCCCCAAGATGACAATGTTGTATGTGTGGGAGGATGGAGGAGGCATCAAACCCATTCTTTAACAGGGCCCCCCCATTACCAATACATCTCAGGAAGTCCTCTCTCACCACACATTGTCATCTGTTCCTGTCCAGCTCATAGGTATTTTTTTTCACCTCTGTGAGTGAGGATATAATTGGAGAGTAGGGcagtgtgtgtgcgtatgtgggGATGTATTTCCTCACAAGATGATACCAAAGACAAGCTGATTAGGGTGCCCTGATATGTTATTCAGCACTTGTGTTCTCACCTTGGTatgtatttcctttcttcttcaggAAAATGGGAGACTCTGCTCCAGTGTGACCCGTTTCTAAGGTGCAACAAATAAAGACCACCCATCCCATTCCCTCAGACACCTCCCAGTATGGATGGTTTGGTTGAACAGAACAGTGTGCTAATGCACAATAAGATAGCTGAAGCCGGGAAAAGGAATGGTTTAATTAATACGAGGAACTTAGTGGCAGAGAGTCGAGATGGTCTGGTCTCTGTGTACCCAACTCCCCAGTACCAAGGCCACCGAGTGAGGAGCCTTTCCTCGCAGAGCTGCCTGGAGAATGGCAGGAATGACCCCGTGCAACAGCTTCTGGATCCCAACATGCTGCAGCAGACCGTGGAGTCTCACTACCGGCCCAACATCATCCTCTACTCAGAGAACATGCTGCGCTCATGGGGGGAGAGCATCAGCTCTGAGTGCTGTGAAACTACCTTCATCGAAGACCGCTCCCCCACCAAAGACAGCTTGGAGTACCCAGATGGCAAATTTATTGACCTCTCAGCAGATGACATCAAGATTCACACCCTCTCCTATGAtgtggaggaagaagaggattTCCAGGAACTAGAGGTCAGATGTTATTTAGAATCTGTGGGGAAGGCTGGTGGGGAGGAAGAATCTGGGGTGTTAAGTGTGCTGCTTCCAAATGCTGGTCTGCATGGGATCAGCTATATCACACTCTTCTCTGGCCAGGACAGTGAATGAGCACCAATCATTACTGTTGGGTAAAGTCCTGACTCTGTCAATACTAAGGACAAAATTCCCACTGACCCTAATGGGGATGAgcatttccctcctgcctctGAAAGAGCTGGTCACAA containing:
- the SYNDIG1 gene encoding synapse differentiation-inducing gene protein 1 isoform X1, yielding MDGLVEQNSVLMHNKIAEAGKRNGLINTRNLVAESRDGLVSVYPTPQYQGHRVRSLSSQSCLENGRNDPVQQLLDPNMLQQTVESHYRPNIILYSENMLRSWGESISSECCETTFIEDRSPTKDSLEYPDGKFIDLSADDIKIHTLSYDVEEEEDFQELESDYSSDTESEDNFLMMPPRDHLGLTVFSMLCCFWPLGIAAFYLSHEDPEANPDFTLLPPASLGKALESFSSVKTNKAVAKGDFHHASSSSRRALFLAVLSITIGTGIYVGVAVALIAYLSKNNHL
- the SYNDIG1 gene encoding synapse differentiation-inducing gene protein 1 isoform X2; this translates as MDGLVEQNSVLMHNKIAEAGKRNGLINTRNLVAESRDGLVSVYPTPQYQGHRVRSLSSQSCLENGRNDPVQQLLDPNMLQQTVESHYRPNIILYSENMLRSWGESISSECCETTFIEDRSPTKDSLEYPDGKFIDLSADDIKIHTLSYDVEEEEDFQELESDYSSDTESEDNFLMMPPRDHLGLTVFSMLCCFWPLGIAAFYLSHETNKAVAKGDFHHASSSSRRALFLAVLSITIGTGIYVGVAVALIAYLSKNNHL